One Bacillus sp. 1780r2a1 DNA segment encodes these proteins:
- a CDS encoding HAMP domain-containing histidine kinase: protein MKMSIKFKISVVLALLIILTVAGLSVLVLKGIENNQRNRVEEELLQKSEVAKQSIRQSYLTEDNSVSIESFLQQKAQRLASSIALQSGLQTVIYNQKGIEEGSSLPIGQRDVEIADTLSYALKGQVAYETKGSSLFYVAPLSIENQQIGAIRFDYSLADNQEFLAEIKRLFLIGGIASAGAAILIGYLYFYRIANRVTMLKNASFQLQNGTFLNSPPFQGKDELGELSSGLYVMSTAIQRSIAELNEEKRKLELAVVKLQALEQQQKQFIGNISHEFKTPLTSIKAYVDLLDMYRDDPQLLEDGVENIRKETGRLHEMVDKILRLAELERYDFEQIPQHLQLDEVVADVCKRMQGKAIKFNLKLKLNVHKAVVFADRESLFHIFMNLIDNAIKYNEAGGEIVVTSHQDNEHVAIDVANTGAGIPMDAREKLFQPFFTVNKDRSRISGGTGLGLALVKKLTEKQQGYVELRRSDTEWTLFRVTFPRKLNEESK from the coding sequence ATGAAAATGAGCATCAAATTTAAAATCAGTGTAGTGCTAGCTCTTCTCATTATTTTAACGGTAGCAGGGCTCAGTGTACTGGTGTTAAAAGGAATTGAAAATAATCAGCGAAATAGAGTAGAGGAAGAGCTTCTTCAAAAAAGTGAAGTTGCAAAGCAGTCCATTCGTCAAAGCTATCTTACTGAGGATAATTCCGTCAGTATTGAGTCTTTTTTGCAACAAAAAGCTCAGCGCCTAGCCTCATCAATTGCTCTCCAGAGTGGCCTTCAAACAGTGATCTATAATCAAAAAGGCATAGAAGAAGGAAGTTCACTCCCCATCGGTCAGCGTGATGTAGAGATTGCTGATACGTTAAGCTACGCGTTAAAAGGACAAGTCGCTTATGAAACGAAAGGGTCTTCACTTTTTTATGTGGCTCCTCTTTCCATTGAAAATCAGCAAATAGGAGCCATTCGATTTGATTATTCGCTGGCCGATAATCAGGAGTTTTTAGCCGAAATTAAACGGCTCTTCTTAATAGGAGGAATAGCATCTGCAGGAGCTGCCATTCTCATTGGATATTTGTATTTTTATCGAATAGCAAATCGAGTAACAATGTTGAAGAACGCTTCTTTCCAGTTGCAAAACGGCACTTTTTTGAATTCACCTCCTTTTCAGGGAAAAGATGAATTAGGAGAGCTGAGTAGCGGATTATATGTGATGAGTACTGCTATTCAACGCAGCATAGCTGAATTAAACGAAGAGAAAAGAAAGCTTGAGCTCGCCGTTGTAAAACTACAAGCGCTTGAGCAGCAGCAAAAACAATTTATTGGAAACATTAGCCATGAATTTAAAACGCCGCTTACTTCTATTAAAGCGTATGTTGATTTGTTGGATATGTATCGAGATGATCCTCAACTTTTAGAAGACGGAGTTGAAAATATTCGAAAAGAAACAGGTCGCCTTCATGAAATGGTAGACAAAATATTAAGGCTTGCGGAACTTGAAAGATATGACTTTGAACAGATTCCACAGCATCTACAGTTAGATGAAGTTGTGGCAGACGTGTGCAAGAGGATGCAGGGAAAAGCGATAAAATTCAATTTGAAGCTTAAGCTGAATGTCCATAAAGCCGTTGTTTTTGCAGACCGTGAAAGCTTATTTCACATCTTTATGAACTTAATTGATAATGCTATTAAATATAATGAAGCGGGTGGTGAAATTGTCGTTACATCTCATCAGGATAATGAGCATGTAGCGATTGATGTGGCAAATACAGGAGCGGGTATTCCAATGGATGCGAGAGAAAAATTGTTCCAGCCATTTTTTACGGTGAACAAAGACCGATCACGTATATCGGGAGGAACAGGTCTTGGGTTGGCTCTAGTCAAAAAGCTGACTGAAAAACAGCAAGGGTATGTTGAGCTACGCCGTTCTGATACGGAATGGACGCTTTTTAGAGTGACGTTCCCACGAAAGCTCAATGAAGAAAGCAAGTAA
- the sucA gene encoding 2-oxoglutarate dehydrogenase E1 component: MGNETSNRGEPWKGFLGPNYGYVLEQYELYEEKSDLIDPELKELFDYWGAPPLLDSSYAEAADTQHVPAANTAKIAAAIKLAENIRAYGHLYAAIKPLESGKKDPVLLHLEDYGLSKEDLKAVPVEILCANAPGHVKDGLAAIEYLTDVYTKTMAFEFHHVHNMEENKWLTEMVESGAIFQPLSDEKRISVLKRLTEVEGFEQFLHRTFVGQKRFSIEGVDMLIPLIDELVERSVEKSPKTVNIGMAHRGRLNVLAHVLGKPYEMIFAEFQHSPNKELVPSEGSIGINYGWTGDVKYHLGADKQIKAENTVRARLTLASNPSHLEFVNPVVEGFTRAAQDDRQTNGYPKQDITKSFAILIHGDAAFPGEGIVQETLNLNQLSGYQTGGTIHIIANNMIGFTTESVDSRSTKYASDLAKGFEIPIVHVNADDPEACLAAAYFAIEYRRRFNKDFLIDLIGYRRFGHNEMDEPFVTQPKMYEIITKRPTVRALYAEQLEKAQVVTNEQVNEISEQLQKKLQTAYDKVPPKAEKRHQIMEMPKAVFNGIPTLDTSVPKEELLEINRELVTYPEDFKVFPKLDRILSKRAKAFEENGKADWSLGEAFAFASILRDGTPIRITGQDSERGTFAHRHLVLHDYETGDVYSPLHTMKNVSASFDIRNSPLSEGSVLGFDYGYNVFAPETLVIWEAQFGDFANAGQVIIDQFISAGRAKWGQKSGMVLLLPHGHEGQGPEHSSARLERFLQLAAENNWTVANVTSAAQYFHLLRRQAAILKKEEVRPLVVMAPKSLLRSAFSVSNMEEFTNGSFRLVVEQPSLGEKVEEVERIVLCSGKISGDLTDRIQKSDKSLDWLHVLRLEQIYPFPRRIVADLFAKYPNLKEIAWMQEEPENMGAWNYVEAKLREVAPEGVSVDYIGRRRRSSPAEGDPTTHRQEQERILQEALTKTQIANDVVTR, translated from the coding sequence ATGGGTAACGAAACGTCAAACAGAGGTGAGCCTTGGAAAGGGTTTTTGGGCCCAAACTATGGCTATGTATTAGAACAGTATGAGTTATATGAAGAAAAGTCGGATTTAATAGATCCAGAACTAAAAGAACTATTTGATTATTGGGGTGCACCGCCATTACTTGATAGCAGCTATGCTGAAGCAGCAGACACACAGCATGTTCCAGCAGCTAATACAGCTAAAATTGCTGCTGCCATTAAGCTAGCAGAAAATATTCGTGCATACGGTCATTTATATGCAGCAATTAAGCCGTTGGAAAGCGGTAAAAAAGATCCTGTGCTTCTACATCTAGAAGACTATGGATTATCGAAGGAAGATTTAAAAGCAGTACCGGTTGAAATTCTTTGCGCAAATGCGCCTGGACACGTAAAAGATGGTCTGGCTGCAATTGAGTATTTAACGGATGTATACACGAAGACAATGGCGTTTGAATTCCATCATGTACATAACATGGAGGAGAATAAGTGGCTTACTGAAATGGTGGAGTCAGGAGCAATTTTTCAACCTCTTTCTGATGAAAAGCGTATTTCAGTATTAAAGCGTCTAACGGAAGTAGAAGGGTTCGAACAATTTTTACATCGTACATTTGTCGGACAAAAACGATTCTCAATTGAAGGCGTAGATATGCTTATTCCGTTAATCGATGAATTAGTTGAGCGCTCTGTCGAAAAAAGTCCGAAAACAGTTAATATTGGAATGGCGCACCGTGGACGTCTAAATGTGTTAGCACACGTACTAGGCAAGCCGTATGAAATGATTTTTGCTGAGTTCCAACATTCACCGAATAAAGAACTTGTACCATCTGAGGGTTCAATTGGTATTAACTATGGTTGGACAGGGGACGTAAAATATCACTTAGGTGCAGATAAACAAATTAAAGCTGAAAACACAGTTCGAGCTCGTTTGACATTGGCAAGTAACCCAAGTCATTTGGAATTCGTCAATCCAGTTGTGGAAGGGTTTACAAGAGCTGCTCAGGACGATCGCCAAACTAACGGTTATCCAAAGCAAGACATCACGAAATCTTTTGCGATTCTAATTCACGGTGACGCAGCATTTCCAGGTGAAGGAATTGTTCAGGAAACCCTAAACTTAAATCAGCTTTCTGGATACCAAACGGGTGGAACTATTCATATTATCGCCAACAATATGATTGGGTTTACAACGGAAAGCGTAGATTCTCGTTCAACAAAATACGCGAGCGATCTAGCAAAAGGATTCGAAATTCCGATTGTCCACGTAAACGCAGACGATCCAGAAGCATGTCTGGCAGCGGCTTATTTTGCAATTGAGTATCGTCGCCGTTTTAATAAAGATTTCTTAATTGATTTAATTGGCTATCGCCGATTTGGTCATAATGAAATGGATGAACCATTTGTAACGCAGCCAAAGATGTACGAAATTATTACAAAGCGTCCAACAGTTCGAGCTCTTTACGCTGAACAATTGGAAAAAGCACAAGTAGTCACTAACGAACAAGTGAATGAAATTAGTGAGCAACTTCAAAAGAAATTGCAGACTGCTTATGATAAAGTACCACCAAAAGCAGAAAAACGTCATCAAATTATGGAAATGCCAAAAGCAGTATTTAATGGTATTCCAACTTTAGACACGTCTGTGCCAAAAGAAGAGCTTTTAGAGATTAACCGAGAGCTTGTGACGTACCCAGAAGACTTTAAAGTATTTCCAAAACTAGATCGTATTTTGTCAAAACGTGCGAAAGCGTTTGAAGAAAACGGGAAAGCAGACTGGTCATTAGGTGAAGCATTTGCATTTGCAAGTATTTTACGTGACGGTACGCCGATTCGCATTACAGGACAAGATTCAGAACGTGGAACATTCGCTCATCGTCATCTTGTATTGCATGATTATGAGACAGGGGATGTATACTCACCACTGCACACAATGAAGAACGTAAGCGCTTCCTTTGATATTCGTAACAGTCCACTTTCTGAAGGCTCAGTATTAGGGTTTGACTACGGATATAATGTATTCGCACCAGAAACACTTGTGATTTGGGAAGCTCAGTTCGGAGACTTTGCAAATGCTGGTCAGGTTATCATTGATCAATTTATTTCAGCAGGTCGCGCGAAATGGGGACAAAAATCAGGTATGGTTCTCCTGCTTCCACACGGGCATGAAGGTCAAGGTCCAGAGCATTCAAGCGCAAGGTTAGAACGCTTCTTACAGCTAGCTGCTGAAAATAACTGGACGGTGGCAAACGTAACGAGTGCGGCGCAGTACTTTCACTTATTACGTCGTCAAGCGGCTATCTTAAAAAAAGAAGAGGTACGTCCACTTGTCGTTATGGCACCAAAAAGTTTGCTTCGAAGTGCGTTTAGCGTATCGAATATGGAAGAATTCACAAACGGTTCTTTCCGCTTAGTTGTCGAGCAACCAAGCTTAGGTGAGAAAGTGGAAGAAGTTGAACGTATCGTTCTATGCAGCGGTAAAATTAGCGGTGATTTAACAGATCGTATTCAAAAATCCGATAAGTCGCTAGATTGGTTACACGTACTACGCCTTGAGCAAATTTATCCATTCCCAAGACGAATTGTAGCTGATTTATTTGCTAAATATCCAAACTTAAAAGAGATTGCTTGGATGCAAGAAGAGCCTGAGAACATGGGCGCTTGGAATTATGTTGAGGCTAAGCTTCGCGAAGTAGCACCAGAAGGCGTAAGCGTTGATTATATTGGCCGCAGAAGACGTTCAAGCCCAGCAGAAGGAGACCCAACCACTCATAGACAAGAACAAGAGCGTATATTACAAGAAGCATTAACGAAAACACAAATCGCTAATGATGTAGTGACACGATAA
- a CDS encoding OsmC family protein has translation MAKHHFHLNANWPGGRNEVGEIHSGQLKTQISIPPEMDGPGIGTNPDEMLLGAAATCYIITLAAMLERSGIVQAFLTMNSEAVVDVTKGVFTYEKIIHRPQVVLNSKDMEKKSIVQRLMEKAETSCMISRAIQGNVKIELEGTIEEKEA, from the coding sequence ATGGCGAAGCATCATTTTCATCTCAACGCAAATTGGCCAGGAGGACGAAACGAAGTAGGTGAAATTCACTCTGGGCAGTTAAAAACACAAATCTCGATTCCACCAGAAATGGACGGACCTGGAATCGGCACAAATCCAGATGAGATGCTACTTGGAGCAGCTGCAACGTGCTATATTATTACGCTTGCAGCAATGCTTGAAAGAAGTGGTATTGTACAAGCATTCCTCACAATGAACTCAGAAGCAGTGGTGGACGTCACAAAAGGTGTGTTTACCTACGAAAAAATCATTCATCGTCCACAGGTTGTATTAAATTCAAAAGACATGGAGAAAAAAAGTATCGTTCAGCGCCTGATGGAAAAAGCAGAAACCTCCTGCATGATTTCACGAGCAATCCAAGGAAACGTAAAAATTGAATTAGAGGGTACAATAGAGGAAAAAGAAGCTTAA
- a CDS encoding M15 family metallopeptidase — protein sequence MRNTLITFSLALAMIIGGCSQEISTEQIQDDPIQAVDKEKVKEVDKPNEQSKSVVKEDVGRNSGQAQNGESEPAVKSPVVVAEPESLTALVNKHHQLPNTYKPADLVYPNVSFTFSDRIEKCMLRQPAAEALEEMFQEAKKNGIYLLGVSAYRSHERQKALFAYYSKRDGEEKALTYSALPGTSEHETGLAIDVTGGDGTCAVSDCFGGTKEANWLKAHAAEYGFIVRYPEGKEYITGYKYEPWHLRYVGKQAASVISSDYETLEVYSNQVNAF from the coding sequence ATGAGAAATACACTCATAACATTTTCTCTCGCGCTAGCGATGATTATAGGTGGCTGTTCACAAGAGATCTCCACAGAACAAATACAGGATGATCCTATACAAGCAGTTGATAAAGAAAAAGTAAAGGAAGTAGATAAACCCAATGAACAAAGCAAAAGTGTAGTAAAAGAAGATGTGGGACGAAACAGTGGACAAGCTCAAAACGGTGAATCTGAACCAGCTGTAAAAAGCCCAGTTGTTGTTGCAGAACCCGAATCGCTCACTGCTTTAGTCAATAAACACCACCAGCTTCCTAACACTTATAAGCCAGCGGATTTAGTATATCCGAATGTTTCGTTTACGTTTAGCGACCGAATTGAAAAATGCATGCTGCGACAACCTGCTGCAGAAGCGCTCGAAGAAATGTTTCAGGAAGCGAAGAAAAATGGGATTTACCTCCTTGGCGTATCAGCTTATCGGTCTCATGAACGTCAAAAAGCTTTGTTTGCCTATTATTCTAAGCGTGATGGAGAAGAAAAAGCGCTCACTTACAGCGCGCTTCCTGGAACGAGTGAACATGAAACTGGCTTAGCGATTGACGTAACAGGAGGAGATGGAACGTGTGCGGTATCGGACTGTTTTGGAGGAACAAAGGAGGCAAACTGGTTGAAGGCACATGCTGCTGAATATGGCTTTATTGTTCGCTACCCTGAAGGAAAAGAATATATAACAGGCTACAAATATGAACCTTGGCACCTTCGTTATGTAGGAAAGCAGGCTGCATCCGTCATCTCATCTGACTATGAAACATTAGAAGTATATTCCAATCAGGTAAACGCTTTTTAA
- a CDS encoding response regulator transcription factor: MDKKILVVDDERSIATAISYAFKREGYVVETAADGEEALEKAAAFKPDVMILDVMMPRLTGYEVCRKLENRQGLGIILLTVKNDIVDKVLGLELGADDYMTKPFDIRELVARAKALLRRLEKRAETKSKGDILIGKVKLNLIQRTMYVAGELVKLTPKEFDLMALLLSNLERVYTREDLLDLVWGMDYMGGTRTVDIHMQRLRKKVGEAEPYLLQTVYGVGYKATAGIEE; encoded by the coding sequence TTGGATAAGAAAATTTTAGTGGTAGACGACGAAAGAAGTATCGCAACGGCCATATCATATGCGTTTAAGCGAGAAGGCTATGTAGTTGAAACGGCTGCTGATGGTGAAGAAGCGCTTGAAAAAGCCGCCGCTTTTAAACCTGATGTGATGATATTAGACGTCATGATGCCAAGACTTACTGGATATGAAGTATGCCGTAAGCTTGAAAATCGTCAAGGTCTTGGCATTATTTTGTTAACAGTTAAAAATGACATTGTAGATAAAGTGCTTGGTTTAGAGCTGGGAGCGGATGATTACATGACAAAGCCTTTTGATATCCGAGAACTAGTAGCCAGAGCAAAAGCACTTTTACGACGACTAGAAAAAAGAGCGGAAACGAAATCAAAAGGTGACATCCTAATCGGAAAAGTGAAGCTAAACCTTATACAGAGAACCATGTACGTCGCCGGTGAATTAGTCAAGCTGACGCCTAAAGAATTTGATTTAATGGCTCTGTTACTTTCAAACCTAGAGCGGGTGTATACGCGGGAAGACTTACTGGACCTTGTTTGGGGTATGGACTATATGGGAGGCACGCGCACAGTTGATATTCATATGCAGCGCCTGCGAAAAAAAGTGGGAGAAGCAGAACCTTACTTGCTTCAAACCGTGTATGGAGTGGGCTATAAGGCAACAGCAGGGATTGAAGAATGA
- the ssuD gene encoding FMNH2-dependent alkanesulfonate monooxygenase, with translation MDILWFFPTAGDGHYLGTQIGERKSDIHYLKQIAGALDYLGYDGALLPTGSNCEDSWVLASALASVTQRLKFLIALRPGVMSPTISARMASTFDQISNGRLMLNIVTGGDPVEQATFGNYLSHDERYEVTEEFLTVWRKVMQGESVDLKGKHIDVTGAYIPTLPVQKPYPPLYFGGSSPAGKEVGARHTDVYLLWGEPPAVIKKKIEEMKERAALEGRELRFGIRLHVIVREEEEEAWAAADNLIKHVDDNVIKAFQDKFAKFDSTAQKTQSSLHKGAKDRSSLEISPNLWAGISLAREGAGTAIVGSPEIVAERLKEYEEIGIDTFILSGYPHLEEAYTFAELVFPLLKSSVKQFA, from the coding sequence ATGGATATATTATGGTTTTTTCCAACAGCGGGAGATGGACATTATTTAGGTACACAAATTGGGGAAAGAAAAAGTGATATTCACTATTTAAAACAAATTGCAGGTGCATTAGATTATTTAGGCTATGATGGAGCGCTGTTACCAACGGGCTCAAATTGTGAAGATTCTTGGGTTTTAGCATCAGCGCTAGCATCAGTTACACAGCGTCTAAAGTTTTTAATTGCTCTTCGTCCTGGCGTGATGTCTCCTACAATATCAGCGCGCATGGCTTCAACGTTTGATCAGATTTCCAACGGGCGCCTTATGCTAAACATCGTCACAGGTGGAGATCCAGTTGAACAAGCTACATTTGGTAACTATTTAAGTCATGATGAGCGCTACGAGGTGACCGAAGAATTTTTAACAGTGTGGCGCAAGGTCATGCAAGGAGAGAGCGTTGATTTAAAAGGAAAGCATATCGACGTAACCGGCGCGTATATTCCTACGTTGCCCGTGCAAAAACCGTATCCGCCTCTTTATTTTGGCGGTTCGTCTCCTGCTGGTAAAGAGGTTGGAGCGCGTCATACTGACGTATATTTACTGTGGGGAGAGCCACCTGCAGTTATTAAGAAGAAAATTGAAGAGATGAAAGAGCGAGCAGCATTAGAGGGAAGAGAACTTCGCTTTGGCATTCGTTTACACGTCATCGTACGTGAGGAGGAAGAGGAAGCATGGGCTGCAGCAGATAACTTAATTAAGCACGTAGATGATAACGTAATTAAAGCGTTTCAAGATAAATTTGCTAAATTTGATTCCACTGCGCAAAAGACGCAGTCAAGCTTGCATAAAGGGGCAAAAGATCGCTCATCTTTAGAAATTTCACCTAACTTGTGGGCAGGCATCAGCTTAGCGCGTGAAGGGGCAGGAACTGCCATTGTTGGAAGTCCTGAAATAGTAGCAGAGCGATTAAAGGAGTATGAAGAGATCGGAATTGATACGTTCATTTTATCTGGCTATCCTCACCTAGAGGAAGCTTACACATTTGCAGAGCTAGTTTTCCCGCTTTTAAAAAGCAGTGTAAAGCAGTTTGCGTAA
- a CDS encoding alpha/beta fold hydrolase — protein sequence MERYDVIQGAEAFYHKGNEVGILVSHGFMGTPQSMEYIGEGLAAKGYTVYGIRLAGHGTHYRDIEQATYENWKADFVEGYRFLKEKCEHVFILGQSMGGTLTFHTASQGLELSGVIAINPAMTSIPSMEVYRNAHTPRYIKEDKPDIKDPNVHEITYDKVPVRSMRELLSLMDEAKERLSYVTCPALVLTSTVDHVVPPSNSAYILENIRSKSAHQVMLPNSYHVASMDYDKDQIIEHTARFVKATVAKKKAVGVK from the coding sequence ATGGAACGTTATGATGTTATTCAAGGAGCGGAAGCTTTTTATCATAAAGGAAATGAAGTTGGCATTTTAGTCTCTCACGGATTTATGGGAACGCCACAAAGCATGGAATATATCGGTGAAGGCTTGGCAGCTAAAGGCTATACGGTTTATGGAATTCGTCTAGCGGGTCATGGAACTCACTATCGGGATATTGAACAGGCAACCTATGAAAATTGGAAAGCAGATTTTGTAGAAGGGTATCGCTTTTTAAAAGAAAAATGCGAGCACGTTTTCATTCTAGGGCAATCAATGGGTGGAACGCTAACCTTTCATACCGCAAGTCAAGGCTTAGAACTGTCAGGTGTCATTGCTATTAATCCCGCAATGACTTCAATTCCTTCAATGGAAGTCTACAGAAATGCACATACACCTCGCTATATAAAAGAGGATAAACCCGACATTAAAGATCCTAACGTACATGAAATTACGTATGACAAGGTACCCGTTCGTTCAATGCGTGAGCTATTATCTTTAATGGATGAAGCGAAGGAGCGTTTATCTTACGTAACGTGTCCAGCGTTAGTTTTAACATCCACAGTGGACCATGTTGTTCCACCAAGCAACTCAGCTTACATTTTGGAGAATATTCGTTCAAAAAGTGCTCATCAAGTTATGCTTCCTAATTCGTATCACGTAGCGTCTATGGACTATGATAAAGACCAAATTATTGAACATACGGCACGTTTTGTTAAAGCAACGGTTGCGAAAAAAAAAGCAGTTGGGGTAAAATGA
- the odhB gene encoding 2-oxoglutarate dehydrogenase complex dihydrolipoyllysine-residue succinyltransferase encodes MGEIKVPELAESISEGTVAQWLKQVGDFVEKGDYIVELETDKVNVEITAEDSGVLTELLAGEGDTVQVGETIARLAADGQAPAPKAEVKEEVKVEEPVQQKEAKQEVAPAAEAKEEVPQKQWLIASPAARKAARERGIKLDEVPTADPLGRVRKHDIDSFASQKTAEQKADAKAQSARQSKPVPSPAVSENSDKPVERVRMSRRRQTIANRLVEVQQTAAMLTTFNEVDMTAVMELRKRRKDKFFEQHDVKLGFMSFFTKAVVAALKKYPLLNAEIQGNELVIKKFYDIGIAVSAPDGLVVPVVRDADRKTFAGIEGSILELGKKARDNKLALGDLQGGTFTITNGGVFGSLMSTPILNGPQVGILGMHKIQTRPIAIDEDRIENRPMMYIALSYDHRIVDGKEAVGFLVTVKELLEDPETLLLEG; translated from the coding sequence ATGGGAGAAATTAAAGTACCGGAACTAGCAGAATCAATTTCAGAGGGAACAGTAGCACAGTGGCTTAAGCAGGTAGGAGACTTTGTTGAAAAAGGCGACTATATTGTTGAATTAGAAACTGACAAAGTAAACGTTGAGATTACAGCGGAAGATTCAGGTGTACTAACGGAGCTTCTAGCAGGTGAAGGCGATACCGTTCAGGTAGGGGAAACAATTGCTCGCTTAGCAGCTGATGGCCAAGCGCCAGCGCCAAAAGCAGAAGTGAAGGAAGAAGTAAAAGTGGAAGAGCCTGTTCAACAAAAAGAAGCAAAACAAGAGGTAGCACCTGCGGCAGAAGCAAAGGAAGAGGTTCCACAAAAGCAGTGGTTAATTGCATCTCCAGCTGCGCGTAAAGCTGCAAGAGAGCGAGGCATCAAGCTTGATGAAGTGCCAACTGCGGATCCGTTAGGGCGCGTTCGTAAGCACGATATCGATTCGTTTGCTAGCCAAAAAACAGCAGAGCAAAAAGCTGACGCAAAAGCTCAAAGTGCTCGTCAATCTAAACCGGTACCTTCTCCAGCAGTAAGTGAGAACAGTGATAAACCAGTTGAACGTGTACGCATGTCACGCCGTCGCCAAACGATTGCAAATCGCTTAGTTGAAGTACAGCAGACGGCTGCGATGTTAACAACATTTAATGAAGTTGATATGACGGCTGTTATGGAACTTCGTAAGCGTCGTAAAGACAAATTCTTTGAACAGCATGATGTAAAACTTGGCTTTATGTCATTCTTTACAAAAGCCGTTGTAGCAGCGCTGAAAAAGTATCCATTATTAAATGCTGAAATTCAGGGCAATGAGCTTGTTATTAAAAAGTTCTATGATATCGGTATTGCCGTATCTGCACCGGATGGACTTGTTGTACCAGTTGTTCGTGACGCAGACCGCAAAACGTTTGCAGGTATTGAAGGAAGTATCCTTGAGCTTGGTAAAAAAGCGCGCGACAATAAGCTAGCGCTCGGTGACTTACAAGGAGGAACATTTACAATTACAAACGGTGGAGTATTCGGATCATTAATGTCAACACCAATCTTAAATGGTCCACAAGTAGGGATTTTAGGAATGCACAAAATACAAACTCGTCCGATTGCAATTGACGAAGATCGTATTGAAAATCGTCCAATGATGTATATTGCTTTATCTTATGATCACCGTATTGTTGATGGAAAAGAAGCCGTTGGTTTCTTAGTAACAGTGAAAGAGCTGTTAGAAGATCCAGAAACATTATTATTAGAAGGTTAA